The following nucleotide sequence is from Flavobacteriales bacterium.
GAGGGTACAAAAGGGAATCAAAAGGCTATATGCAGGTTACCAATCAAACTCCATTTAAAGAAAGTGGTGATGAAGCAAAACAATATATCAATACAAATAAAGAACTTATTGTTGCCGTAGATACTGATAGAAGAAATGGAATTGAGCAATTATCTTTAACTATAAACAACTTAGGTTGCATTATTCTAGATGACGGATTTCAACATAGGAAAGTTAAACCTGGTTATTCAATCCTGCTACGAGAATACTCAGAAGTTACGCAACCAAACTTTATAGCCCCCATGGGAACTATGCGTGAATCTCCCTCCCAAGCAAGAAGAGCACAGTCTATTATCATTTCTAAATGCCCAGAAGACTTATCTAAAGAAGAACAAAATACAATTCGAACGAATCTTAAATTAAACCAATATCAATCTCTTTTCTTTACTTCGATTAAGTATCAATCCATTTTATCTGCAGTGAGCGAAAATGTGCTAAGCAACATCGAAGATTACGACATCGTTTTATTTACAGGAATAGCAAACGCCACTCCTCTTCTAAAATACATTAAGGAACGAGCGCAATCAGTTATCCATCGAAGCTTTCCAGATCATCATGATTTTACGACAAATAATATATCATCCGTTATGAACGATTACAATGATATAAAGTCCGATAAGAAAATAATACTTACTACAGAAAAAGATTTGGCACGATTATACAGAAAAATTATAACTAAGATGAACATTCATTATATACCTATTTCCATTCATTTTCATAATAACGAAGATGGAGAGTTCATAAAACAATTAAGTAACTTTGTTTCTAATTCAAACAATTAAAATGAGAGCGTTTCAACTTTTTTGTCTTCTAACAATTATTGCCTTTTCAGTAGGTTGTGAGAGTGAAGCAGATTACACCGTGCGGGGAACATTTTCGAGTGCAAATGGGGAATCCATGTATCTAGAAAAAGCAAGTACCCAAGGCTTTCAAACTGTCCGAACAGCTGTATTAGACGACAGTGGCGAGTTCTCTTTTAAATTTCCGGTAGAAAGCATCGGTTATTATCGAATTCGAATCGGACAAACACATCAAATCATTTTAATTATCGACAAGGAAGATAATATCACTGTAAACGGTGACTTAAAAACAATCAGTAAAGATTACAAAATCGAAGGCTCCAAAAACTCAATCTTGTATAAAGAATTCGTAATGGCATTTCAGAAAAACTTGGCGACAACAGACTCTATTAAGCAAGCCCATAATGTGATTATGCAAACGACCAGAGATGCAAATCAGATTATGAGTCTCCAAAAACGTTTCAATGAACACGCCCAAAACCAATTAGAACAAAGCAAAAAATTCATCGATGATAATATTAATGAATTCGTTATACTAAGTGTAATAGAGAGTTTGGACCCTAAAAAGAACATGGACTACTTTAAAAAAGTTGAAGAAAGTGCACGTGCAAATTTTCCAAATTCACCGATTGCGCAAGACTTTATTAATAAAATAGCGAACCTAAATAGAGTAGCTGTAGGTTCAACCCCTCCAGAAATTAAAATGACGGATCCAATGGGAAACATTATAAGTTTGTCTTCATTAAAAGGCAAAGTGGTATTGGTAGATTTCTGGGCATCTTGGTGCAGACCCTGCAGAATGGAGAGCCCTAACCTTGTTAGACTTTACAATGAATATAAACCTAAAGGCTTAGAAATTTATAGCGTTTCACTAGATAAAAACAAAGATTCTTGGATAAGAGCAATCCAACAAGATCAATTGAATTGGATTCATGTAAGCGAATTAGCTGCATGGAATACCAGTGTCGTTAAAACATATGGGTTTACTGGCATTCCATTTATGGTACTTTTAGATAGAGAAGGTAAAATTATTGCCAAAAATTTAAGGGGAGCACAACTAGCACAAAAACTAAGCGAAGTACTCAGCTAATTCATTTGTATTGGAACAAAGCGACACACCTAAAAAAATATATTTTGCGTCAGACTTCCATCTTGGAATA
It contains:
- the lpxK gene encoding tetraacyldisaccharide 4'-kinase, whose translation is MTPAKLLLAPFAILYWIITSTRNFLFDKNIISSTSYDLPIICIGNLTHGGTGKTPHVMHVAKALQEKITIAVLLRGYKRESKGYMQVTNQTPFKESGDEAKQYINTNKELIVAVDTDRRNGIEQLSLTINNLGCIILDDGFQHRKVKPGYSILLREYSEVTQPNFIAPMGTMRESPSQARRAQSIIISKCPEDLSKEEQNTIRTNLKLNQYQSLFFTSIKYQSILSAVSENVLSNIEDYDIVLFTGIANATPLLKYIKERAQSVIHRSFPDHHDFTTNNISSVMNDYNDIKSDKKIILTTEKDLARLYRKIITKMNIHYIPISIHFHNNEDGEFIKQLSNFVSNSNN
- a CDS encoding AhpC/TSA family protein — translated: MRAFQLFCLLTIIAFSVGCESEADYTVRGTFSSANGESMYLEKASTQGFQTVRTAVLDDSGEFSFKFPVESIGYYRIRIGQTHQIILIIDKEDNITVNGDLKTISKDYKIEGSKNSILYKEFVMAFQKNLATTDSIKQAHNVIMQTTRDANQIMSLQKRFNEHAQNQLEQSKKFIDDNINEFVILSVIESLDPKKNMDYFKKVEESARANFPNSPIAQDFINKIANLNRVAVGSTPPEIKMTDPMGNIISLSSLKGKVVLVDFWASWCRPCRMESPNLVRLYNEYKPKGLEIYSVSLDKNKDSWIRAIQQDQLNWIHVSELAAWNTSVVKTYGFTGIPFMVLLDREGKIIAKNLRGAQLAQKLSEVLS